A single window of Oerskovia paurometabola DNA harbors:
- a CDS encoding M15 family metallopeptidase produces the protein MLDQADRPNEPARPPAEPHDHVDARHARRPARAVPLILSSTLVLGSAMTVGFVGSSITHREAWSVQYAADEPVAGAAFGVQPPAYEPPSEDVQLDRVVKMLDRSDEVLGTDAAVSEPVLQARSELGMLLATYQAQQAAAGGGARGSVDAPGPVSPGALPGEDLATPPAAPTPLAPTPPETPGEPGAPEAGAVPPSTGTPSTLVPAGPGVQPAANPVVPPPTTADEGYGAADVLATDPDPYAPGAAGAVTPGLPVPLTTATTPTPPADGAADGFDPETGLPATPAPDPADPTDDEAPSHEGLVTIDDVVAAATRLAELMGPAYALAAVGVVPADGQVPADMTLADQLAAAVAKYADSTSQYANGQLPDAVLCTLAFAPGHSLRCDAAEQLEALAAEYQKAFGKPLRITDSYRSYDDQVAVKAAKPFLAAVPGTSQHGWGLAIDVGSPVSTGTSAEYQWMRLHAPDYGWDNPTWARPDGRKPEPWHFEFYAAGAMPDRYEPGAETTPTAPPVPTAPASPSTPPPAPSPTNPVPTPTPTTPVPTDPPPTPTPTPTPTTPEPTPTTPTPTPTTPEPTPTTPAPTPDPTDPPTTPAPSPTESSVAPSTSPTNIPAPTATSGAQ, from the coding sequence GTGCTCGACCAGGCCGACAGGCCGAACGAGCCCGCCCGTCCTCCGGCGGAGCCCCACGACCACGTCGATGCCCGTCATGCGCGACGCCCGGCGCGGGCGGTCCCGCTGATCCTCTCGTCGACCCTGGTCCTCGGGTCGGCCATGACGGTCGGGTTCGTCGGGTCCTCGATCACGCACCGCGAGGCGTGGTCGGTGCAGTACGCGGCGGACGAGCCCGTGGCCGGCGCCGCGTTCGGCGTGCAGCCCCCCGCCTACGAGCCACCCAGCGAGGACGTCCAGCTCGACCGCGTGGTCAAGATGCTCGACCGGTCCGACGAGGTCCTCGGCACCGATGCCGCGGTCTCGGAGCCCGTGCTGCAGGCGCGCTCGGAGCTCGGGATGCTGCTCGCGACCTACCAGGCCCAGCAGGCCGCGGCCGGCGGAGGCGCCCGGGGGTCGGTCGACGCTCCTGGGCCCGTCTCGCCCGGCGCCCTGCCCGGTGAGGACCTCGCGACGCCGCCCGCCGCACCGACCCCTCTCGCCCCGACGCCCCCCGAGACCCCGGGCGAGCCCGGGGCGCCGGAAGCGGGCGCCGTGCCGCCGTCGACGGGCACACCGTCGACGCTCGTACCGGCCGGCCCGGGGGTCCAGCCCGCCGCGAACCCGGTGGTCCCGCCCCCCACGACGGCCGACGAGGGCTACGGGGCCGCGGACGTCCTGGCGACCGATCCCGACCCGTACGCACCCGGGGCGGCGGGGGCCGTCACGCCGGGACTTCCCGTCCCGCTCACGACAGCCACGACGCCCACGCCCCCCGCCGACGGCGCGGCGGACGGGTTCGACCCCGAGACAGGCCTGCCAGCAACGCCTGCCCCCGACCCCGCCGACCCGACCGACGACGAGGCCCCGTCGCACGAGGGCCTGGTGACGATCGACGACGTCGTCGCTGCCGCGACCCGGCTCGCCGAGCTCATGGGGCCCGCGTACGCGCTCGCGGCCGTGGGCGTCGTCCCGGCGGACGGCCAGGTCCCTGCCGACATGACCCTGGCCGACCAGCTCGCCGCCGCGGTCGCGAAGTACGCGGACAGCACCTCCCAGTACGCCAACGGACAGCTCCCCGACGCGGTGCTGTGCACGCTCGCCTTCGCCCCCGGGCACAGCCTGCGGTGCGACGCCGCCGAGCAGCTCGAGGCGCTCGCGGCCGAGTACCAGAAGGCGTTCGGCAAGCCGCTGCGCATCACCGACTCCTACCGCAGCTACGACGACCAGGTGGCCGTCAAGGCCGCGAAGCCGTTCCTGGCCGCCGTCCCCGGGACGTCCCAGCACGGGTGGGGTCTCGCGATCGACGTCGGCTCCCCGGTCTCGACCGGGACGAGCGCCGAGTACCAGTGGATGCGTCTGCACGCCCCGGACTACGGCTGGGACAACCCCACCTGGGCGCGTCCTGACGGGCGCAAGCCCGAGCCGTGGCACTTCGAGTTCTACGCGGCCGGGGCCATGCCGGACCGGTACGAGCCAGGGGCGGAGACGACGCCGACGGCACCTCCCGTGCCGACGGCCCCCGCCTCGCCGTCGACTCCTCCGCCCGCGCCGTCACCGACGAACCCCGTGCCGACGCCGACCCCGACGACCCCGGTCCCGACGGACCCGCCGCCGACCCCGACGCCGACCCCGACGCCGACGACGCCGGAGCCCACCCCGACGACGCCGACCCCGACCCCGACGACGCCCGAACCCACCCCGACGACCCCCGCCCCGACGCCGGACCCGACGGACCCGCCGACGACACCGGCACCGTCGCCGACCGAGTCCTCCGTGGCTCCCTCGACCTCCCCGACGAACATCCCCGCGCCGACCGCGACGTCCGGAGCCCAGTGA
- a CDS encoding nucleoside deaminase codes for MTAAAPDSPDARDHAFLRVCVDLAREALDAGDEPFGSLLVDAEGTILRSDRNRVRGGDATQHPELALARWAAEHLDAEQRRTSVVYTSGEHCPMCSAAHAWVGLGRIVYAASSAQLVGWRAGWGVPPGPVAPLPIATVAPGTPVSGPDPALVDEVRALHARLLGVDDH; via the coding sequence GTGACCGCCGCGGCCCCCGACTCTCCGGACGCGCGCGACCACGCGTTCCTCCGGGTGTGCGTCGACCTCGCCCGGGAGGCGCTCGACGCGGGCGACGAGCCGTTCGGGTCGCTGCTCGTCGACGCCGAGGGGACGATCCTGCGCTCGGACCGCAACCGGGTCCGCGGCGGGGACGCGACCCAGCACCCGGAGCTCGCTCTCGCCAGATGGGCTGCCGAGCACCTGGACGCCGAGCAGCGGCGGACGAGCGTGGTCTACACGTCGGGCGAGCACTGCCCCATGTGCAGCGCGGCTCACGCGTGGGTCGGCCTGGGACGGATCGTGTACGCCGCGAGCAGCGCCCAGCTCGTCGGGTGGCGTGCGGGATGGGGCGTGCCCCCCGGACCTGTCGCGCCGCTGCCGATCGCCACGGTCGCCCCCGGGACTCCGGTGTCGGGCCCCGACCCGGCGCTCGTGGACGAGGTCCGGGCGCTCCACGCTCGCCTGCTGGGCGTGGACGACCACTAG
- a CDS encoding ABC-F family ATP-binding cassette domain-containing protein: MPQPSSALLAAFDLTKSYGDRTVLAGVSLAVDPGHRTGLVGENGVGKSTLLRLLAGVEDPDSGTVTRPPDLGYLHQEFPYGPTTTVGQVVEDALAGVREIERELEAAGAALASLSEPDQDVARSASDDRRADVDALTAAYDLALARAEQSDVWGADARASRALAGLGLDVIHRDRLVSRLSGGQRTRLGLAALLIRQPGALLLDEPTNHLDDEAAEFLASALRALPGAVLLASHDRVFLDEVCTEILDLDPSQEASSAGRTGGTLYAGSYREYLRAKRVERARWEQQFAAEQDELKALRRSVATTARNVSHNRERGNQSKLLYDAKGERVQSQVSRRVRNAQQRLDTLQAEQVRKPPAPLRFAPPHLVRERTASSSPGRSGGRRGSQGASNGTDGLALWARDVVVQGGATEPGSASDGRPRLDLRAAGVPSIDLAPGAKLLVTGANGSGKSTLLHVLAGDLAPSSGTVGRARGVEVALLEQDVRLHDDARTPRDLLALVTGQDPADRPHVDAHGLVAPRDLDRPLASLSVGQRRRVVLAMLVTQAPDVLLLDEPTNHVSLTLAEELMAAVETWPGAVVVASHDRWLRRTWKGDVVDLGSGS; the protein is encoded by the coding sequence GTGCCCCAGCCCTCATCCGCCCTCCTCGCAGCCTTCGACCTCACCAAGTCCTACGGTGACCGCACCGTCCTCGCGGGGGTGAGCCTCGCCGTCGACCCCGGCCACCGGACCGGGCTGGTGGGTGAGAACGGCGTCGGCAAGTCGACGCTGCTGCGCCTGCTCGCCGGGGTCGAGGACCCCGACTCGGGGACGGTCACGCGGCCCCCGGACCTCGGCTACCTGCACCAGGAGTTCCCGTACGGCCCGACGACGACCGTCGGCCAGGTCGTCGAGGACGCCCTCGCGGGGGTCCGGGAGATCGAGCGCGAGCTCGAGGCGGCCGGGGCTGCCCTCGCGTCGCTGTCCGAGCCGGACCAGGACGTCGCCCGGTCCGCTTCCGACGACCGGCGCGCTGACGTCGACGCCCTCACCGCGGCCTACGACCTGGCCCTCGCGCGCGCCGAGCAGTCGGACGTGTGGGGGGCGGACGCTCGCGCGTCCCGGGCTCTCGCAGGCCTGGGCCTCGACGTGATCCACCGCGACCGCCTGGTCTCGCGGCTCTCGGGAGGGCAGCGCACCCGCCTGGGCCTCGCGGCTCTCCTCATCCGCCAGCCCGGCGCGCTCCTGCTCGACGAGCCGACCAACCACCTGGACGACGAGGCCGCCGAGTTCCTCGCGTCGGCCCTGCGCGCGCTGCCCGGCGCGGTGCTGCTCGCGAGCCACGACCGCGTGTTCCTCGACGAGGTCTGCACCGAGATCCTGGACCTCGACCCTTCGCAGGAGGCCAGCTCGGCGGGTCGCACGGGCGGCACCCTGTACGCGGGCAGCTATCGCGAGTACCTGCGGGCCAAGCGCGTCGAGCGCGCACGGTGGGAGCAGCAGTTCGCGGCCGAGCAGGACGAGCTCAAGGCGCTGCGCCGGTCGGTCGCCACCACGGCCCGCAACGTCTCGCACAACCGTGAGCGCGGCAACCAGTCGAAGCTGCTCTACGACGCCAAGGGGGAGCGCGTGCAGTCGCAGGTGTCGCGGCGCGTGCGCAACGCCCAGCAGCGTCTCGACACGCTCCAGGCCGAGCAGGTGCGCAAGCCTCCGGCGCCGTTGCGGTTCGCGCCGCCGCACCTCGTGCGCGAGCGTACGGCGAGCTCGTCCCCGGGACGCTCGGGCGGTCGGCGCGGCTCCCAGGGAGCGTCGAACGGGACCGACGGCCTGGCGCTGTGGGCGCGTGACGTCGTCGTGCAGGGAGGAGCGACCGAGCCGGGCTCCGCCTCGGACGGTCGTCCGCGCCTCGACCTGCGGGCGGCCGGCGTGCCGTCGATCGACCTCGCCCCGGGCGCCAAGCTGCTCGTCACCGGGGCCAACGGGTCCGGGAAGTCCACGCTGCTGCACGTGCTGGCGGGGGACCTCGCGCCGTCGTCGGGCACGGTGGGCCGCGCGCGGGGCGTCGAGGTCGCCCTGCTGGAGCAGGACGTCCGCCTGCACGACGACGCGCGCACCCCGCGCGACCTGCTCGCCCTCGTCACGGGGCAGGACCCCGCGGACCGCCCGCACGTCGACGCGCACGGCCTCGTCGCGCCCCGCGACCTGGACCGACCGCTGGCGTCGCTGAGCGTGGGCCAGCGACGGCGGGTGGTCCTCGCGATGCTCGTGACGCAGGCGCCCGACGTGCTGCTGCTCGACGAACCGACCAACCACGTGTCACTCACGCTCGCGGAGGAGCTCATGGCCGCGGTCGAGACGTGGCCAGGTGCCGTGGTCGTCGCGTCGCACGACCGGTGGCTGCGGCGGACCTGGAAGGGCGACGTGGTGGACCTCGGCTCAGGGAGCTGA